Proteins encoded in a region of the Populus alba chromosome 13, ASM523922v2, whole genome shotgun sequence genome:
- the LOC118034430 gene encoding uncharacterized protein isoform X1, which yields MTPSNLAGQFGDTTYTKVFVGGLAWETQKETMKKYFEQFGEILEAVVIADKATGRSKGYGFVTFREPDAAMRACVDAAPVIDGRRANCNLASLGVQRSKPSTPKHGAAGRNFRVMSSFQTGFGGGVGTAFPSAASFPHYAIQQGIPYNVYGYSSYSPDYTYPASYYNMYGGATAQYPMYGTGHGGMMNGAAAAFYPYLQFGEGSTGGATSYSTTSGQSYGVQYPHHLFQYSSINSTTGGYPQHYGAPMSLAPTAALPSGVTMALQAPPIPHR from the exons ATGACTCCCTCAAATTTGGCAGGTCAGTTTGGTGACACAACTTATACTAAGGTATTTGTTGGAGGGTTGGCATGGGAAACACAAAAGGAGACCATGAAGAAATATTTTGAGCAGTTTGGTGAGATCTTGGAGGCTGTTGTCATCGCTGATAAGGCCACTGGCAGATCCAAAGGCTATGGATTT GTAACTTTTCGGGAACCTGACGCAGCCATGAGGGCTTGTGTGGATGCTGCTCCAGTGATAGATGGGAGAAGAGCTAATTGTAATCTTGCATCTTTGGGTGTTCAGAGATCCAAACCCTCTACCCCAAAGCATG GAGCAGCAGGAAGGAACTTTAGGGTGATGAGCTCTTTTCAGACAGGGTTTGGAGGTGGCGTGGGAACAGCTTTTCCTTCAGCTGCGTCCTTCCCTCATTATGCCATCCAACAAGGGATACCGTATAATGTTTATGG GTACTCTTCATACTCGCCAGACTACACATACCCAGCG AGCTACTACAATATGTATGGAGGGGCAACTGCCCAGTACCCTATGTATGGAACTGGGCATGGTGGAATGATGAATGGTGCGGCTGCAGCCTTTTACCCCTATCTCCAATTTGGAGAAGGGAGTACTGGAGGAGCCACCAGCTACAGCACCACTTCTGGGCAGAGCTATGGTGTCCAGTACCCACACCACCTGTTTCAGTATTCATCCATTAATTCAACTACTGGAGGATATCCACAACATTATGGTGCACCTATGTCTCTTGCCCCAACTGCAGCCTTGCCATCAG GCGTGACCATGGCTCTACAAGCTCCACCAATTCCTCATCGCTAG
- the LOC118034430 gene encoding uncharacterized protein isoform X3, with amino-acid sequence MTPSNLAGQFGDTTYTKVFVGGLAWETQKETMKKYFEQFGEILEAVVIADKATGRSKGYGFVTFREPDAAMRACVDAAPVIDGRRANCNLASLGVQRSKPSTPKHGAAGRNFRVMSSFQTGFGGGVGTAFPSAASFPHYAIQQGIPYNVYGYSSYSPDYTYPASYYNMYGGATAQYPMYGTGHGGMMNGAAAAFYPYLQFGEGSTGGATSYSTTSGQSYGVQYPHHLFQYSSINSTTGGYPQHYGAPMSLAPTAALPSVCFAVPQA; translated from the exons ATGACTCCCTCAAATTTGGCAGGTCAGTTTGGTGACACAACTTATACTAAGGTATTTGTTGGAGGGTTGGCATGGGAAACACAAAAGGAGACCATGAAGAAATATTTTGAGCAGTTTGGTGAGATCTTGGAGGCTGTTGTCATCGCTGATAAGGCCACTGGCAGATCCAAAGGCTATGGATTT GTAACTTTTCGGGAACCTGACGCAGCCATGAGGGCTTGTGTGGATGCTGCTCCAGTGATAGATGGGAGAAGAGCTAATTGTAATCTTGCATCTTTGGGTGTTCAGAGATCCAAACCCTCTACCCCAAAGCATG GAGCAGCAGGAAGGAACTTTAGGGTGATGAGCTCTTTTCAGACAGGGTTTGGAGGTGGCGTGGGAACAGCTTTTCCTTCAGCTGCGTCCTTCCCTCATTATGCCATCCAACAAGGGATACCGTATAATGTTTATGG GTACTCTTCATACTCGCCAGACTACACATACCCAGCG AGCTACTACAATATGTATGGAGGGGCAACTGCCCAGTACCCTATGTATGGAACTGGGCATGGTGGAATGATGAATGGTGCGGCTGCAGCCTTTTACCCCTATCTCCAATTTGGAGAAGGGAGTACTGGAGGAGCCACCAGCTACAGCACCACTTCTGGGCAGAGCTATGGTGTCCAGTACCCACACCACCTGTTTCAGTATTCATCCATTAATTCAACTACTGGAGGATATCCACAACATTATGGTGCACCTATGTCTCTTGCCCCAACTGCAGCCTTGCCATCAG TGTGTTTTGCTGTACCACAGGCGTGA
- the LOC118034430 gene encoding uncharacterized protein isoform X2, producing MTPSNLAGQFGDTTYTKVFVGGLAWETQKETMKKYFEQFGEILEAVVIADKATGRSKGYGFVTFREPDAAMRACVDAAPVIDGRRANCNLASLGVQRSKPSTPKHAGRNFRVMSSFQTGFGGGVGTAFPSAASFPHYAIQQGIPYNVYGYSSYSPDYTYPASYYNMYGGATAQYPMYGTGHGGMMNGAAAAFYPYLQFGEGSTGGATSYSTTSGQSYGVQYPHHLFQYSSINSTTGGYPQHYGAPMSLAPTAALPSGVTMALQAPPIPHR from the exons ATGACTCCCTCAAATTTGGCAGGTCAGTTTGGTGACACAACTTATACTAAGGTATTTGTTGGAGGGTTGGCATGGGAAACACAAAAGGAGACCATGAAGAAATATTTTGAGCAGTTTGGTGAGATCTTGGAGGCTGTTGTCATCGCTGATAAGGCCACTGGCAGATCCAAAGGCTATGGATTT GTAACTTTTCGGGAACCTGACGCAGCCATGAGGGCTTGTGTGGATGCTGCTCCAGTGATAGATGGGAGAAGAGCTAATTGTAATCTTGCATCTTTGGGTGTTCAGAGATCCAAACCCTCTACCCCAAAGCATG CAGGAAGGAACTTTAGGGTGATGAGCTCTTTTCAGACAGGGTTTGGAGGTGGCGTGGGAACAGCTTTTCCTTCAGCTGCGTCCTTCCCTCATTATGCCATCCAACAAGGGATACCGTATAATGTTTATGG GTACTCTTCATACTCGCCAGACTACACATACCCAGCG AGCTACTACAATATGTATGGAGGGGCAACTGCCCAGTACCCTATGTATGGAACTGGGCATGGTGGAATGATGAATGGTGCGGCTGCAGCCTTTTACCCCTATCTCCAATTTGGAGAAGGGAGTACTGGAGGAGCCACCAGCTACAGCACCACTTCTGGGCAGAGCTATGGTGTCCAGTACCCACACCACCTGTTTCAGTATTCATCCATTAATTCAACTACTGGAGGATATCCACAACATTATGGTGCACCTATGTCTCTTGCCCCAACTGCAGCCTTGCCATCAG GCGTGACCATGGCTCTACAAGCTCCACCAATTCCTCATCGCTAG